A genomic region of Catalinimonas niigatensis contains the following coding sequences:
- the traM gene encoding conjugative transposon protein TraM has translation MDFKDNIDEEHINSEKLRFEAPVATKSWKDKVLKNLSRYSLLLIVGAAAIAITVLHFKGKGLLQALAFTPLPSFGWEEGIHPERIPDKTKVYEDALKKEAKERRREVTNKSSALAKLKVTKPDWQKVHQRSVSEKEEVKGDSIFIVADTLKTVVVQTAPQHEINTKSTVNLKQRKTQVPKKEAVVVQQENETKSTDFFQPVRVVSSSFAQSFTSCVVHGDQQLSNNSMLSLRLAEDLSFDGQSFPAGTILYGTARIAQNRIMVSVSRILQTPVQLQVHHHTFHEGILLDESDNVLEDATRQTVYRQGQRSVQDLPLDVATELGRNILQSSRRKKTTVFLPDGFPLYLSKQEN, from the coding sequence ATGGATTTTAAAGACAATATTGATGAGGAGCATATCAACTCTGAAAAGCTTCGCTTTGAAGCTCCGGTGGCTACCAAAAGCTGGAAAGATAAAGTCCTGAAAAACTTATCCAGGTACAGCTTGCTGCTTATTGTAGGTGCGGCAGCCATAGCCATTACAGTACTTCACTTTAAGGGTAAAGGTCTGCTCCAGGCATTGGCGTTTACGCCTCTGCCCAGCTTTGGCTGGGAAGAGGGCATTCACCCTGAGCGCATTCCTGATAAAACCAAGGTATATGAGGATGCGCTCAAAAAAGAAGCGAAGGAAAGAAGAAGAGAGGTAACCAATAAGTCTTCAGCTTTAGCTAAACTAAAAGTGACAAAACCTGATTGGCAAAAGGTGCATCAAAGATCTGTTTCTGAAAAAGAAGAGGTAAAAGGTGATTCCATTTTTATTGTCGCTGATACTTTGAAAACAGTAGTGGTTCAGACTGCACCTCAGCATGAGATTAATACAAAAAGTACAGTGAACCTTAAGCAAAGAAAAACCCAGGTTCCTAAAAAAGAAGCAGTAGTGGTTCAACAAGAAAATGAGACGAAAAGTACTGATTTCTTTCAGCCGGTGAGAGTGGTTTCTTCTTCTTTTGCACAAAGCTTTACCTCCTGTGTAGTGCATGGAGATCAGCAGCTGAGTAACAACAGCATGCTGAGCCTTAGATTGGCTGAAGACCTGTCTTTTGATGGACAAAGTTTTCCTGCTGGAACAATCCTGTATGGAACAGCAAGAATAGCCCAGAACCGTATTATGGTTTCGGTTTCAAGGATATTGCAAACACCAGTTCAGCTTCAAGTGCATCACCATACTTTTCATGAGGGTATTCTACTCGACGAGTCTGACAATGTACTTGAAGACGCCACAAGGCAAACGGTTTACCGTCAGGGCCAACGGTCTGTGCAGGATCTTCCTTTAGATGTTGCTACTGAACTGGGACGCAATATCCTGCAAAGCTCAAGAAGAAAGAAGACCACTGTCTTTTTACCGGATGGTTTTCCATTATATCTATCTAAACAAGAGAATTAA
- a CDS encoding helix-turn-helix transcriptional regulator: MSEPRSLLRILNFISLLAGAYKRTAKEYADHFEVDKSTISRYKRTLEEVGFVVHQNQDLQLYLDQEALRKQPHVSFTEGEAHLLSDLVRSYPSPLQQDLLNKIYICSPLPELAESTSRAQLSRCYRLIKEAISADRQLMLVQYVSVSGNDQRNRKVEPLRFIHQDTALEAYDVEKKAIRHFHLDRMTDVKCLNSPFRFKKYHYAQHTDPFRIADVEMVEVELELELSAAQQMKEAFPDTKAYLTAYGNKELYKGPVNARFLQLDRFLLSMCLEVKIMKPQSLKEHLENLWNQKTL, translated from the coding sequence ATGAGTGAACCTCGCAGCCTATTACGCATATTAAACTTTATTTCACTCTTAGCCGGAGCCTACAAACGCACGGCCAAGGAGTATGCTGATCATTTTGAGGTAGACAAGTCTACCATCTCCCGCTACAAAAGGACCTTGGAGGAAGTAGGTTTTGTGGTGCACCAAAACCAGGACTTGCAGTTGTACCTGGATCAGGAGGCTTTGCGTAAGCAGCCTCATGTCTCTTTTACCGAAGGTGAAGCTCATCTGCTGAGTGATCTGGTCAGGAGCTATCCCAGTCCTTTGCAGCAGGATTTGCTCAATAAAATTTATATCTGCTCTCCTTTACCCGAACTGGCGGAAAGTACTAGCCGTGCGCAGCTTTCCCGATGCTATCGTTTGATCAAAGAAGCCATCAGCGCAGATAGACAGCTCATGCTGGTGCAGTATGTTTCTGTCAGTGGCAATGATCAGCGCAACCGCAAGGTAGAGCCTCTTAGATTTATCCATCAGGATACAGCCCTGGAAGCGTATGATGTGGAGAAAAAAGCCATCCGGCATTTTCATCTAGACCGTATGACAGATGTTAAATGCCTGAATTCTCCTTTCAGATTTAAAAAGTATCACTATGCCCAGCATACTGATCCATTCCGGATTGCCGATGTGGAAATGGTAGAAGTAGAGCTGGAACTGGAGCTATCCGCAGCTCAGCAAATGAAGGAAGCATTCCCGGATACCAAAGCTTACCTTACAGCCTACGGAAACAAAGAATTATATAAAGGTCCGGTGAATGCCCGGTTCTTACAGCTTGACCGTTTCCTGCTCAGTATGTGCCTGGAAGTGAAAATCATGAAGCCACAAAGTCTAAAAGAACACCTTGAAAATCTCTGGAATCAAAAAACTTTATGA
- the cas6 gene encoding CRISPR-associated endoribonuclease Cas6, with protein MRFNLILHITGRNKVLPINYQYPQHSWIYRVIQSADAEFSHFLHEEGYVHGYKKFKLFTFSPLTSKPFKIFKEENRIGLYGEEVQLQISFLVNQAAEKFIMGLFMGQQFSLGDQISSVDFEVKRIEAQPRPVFQERMRYRCLSPVVLSVSEEGKAYAQYLHPEDERYASFFMRHLAQKQASVPQLTHADNNAWEVGCRSAGCPPANDWQFKLLSQPRKKGVHFKQHTPDHTQVIGYQYDFELTAPPEVHEMAYYAGFGEKNSLGFGMCGITKTYR; from the coding sequence ATGCGATTTAACCTGATACTTCATATCACCGGCAGAAACAAAGTACTTCCCATCAATTACCAGTATCCGCAGCACAGCTGGATTTATAGGGTGATCCAATCTGCCGATGCGGAGTTTAGCCACTTCCTGCATGAAGAGGGTTATGTACACGGATATAAAAAATTCAAGCTTTTTACTTTCTCTCCGTTGACTTCCAAGCCTTTCAAAATCTTTAAAGAAGAAAATAGGATAGGTTTGTACGGAGAGGAAGTACAACTACAAATCAGCTTTCTGGTCAATCAGGCGGCAGAGAAGTTTATCATGGGTCTCTTTATGGGGCAGCAGTTTTCATTAGGTGATCAGATTAGTAGCGTAGATTTTGAAGTAAAAAGGATAGAAGCCCAGCCCAGGCCGGTATTTCAAGAAAGAATGCGATATCGCTGCTTGTCTCCGGTGGTGCTGAGCGTGAGTGAAGAAGGAAAAGCCTATGCCCAATATCTGCATCCAGAAGATGAGCGCTATGCCAGCTTTTTTATGCGGCATTTGGCACAAAAACAGGCAAGCGTGCCTCAGTTAACACATGCAGATAATAATGCCTGGGAAGTGGGGTGCCGCTCGGCGGGATGCCCCCCAGCGAATGATTGGCAATTTAAGCTGCTGAGCCAGCCCAGGAAAAAAGGAGTACATTTCAAGCAGCATACACCCGACCATACGCAGGTGATAGGCTACCAATATGACTTTGAGCTTACCGCTCCGCCAGAAGTACATGAAATGGCCTACTACGCTGGCTTTGGGGAGAAGAATAGTCTAGGGTTTGGGATGTGTGGAATTACAAAAACTTATAGATGA
- a CDS encoding conjugal transfer protein TraK, whose translation MSNVKNFNKTFKTMQMLAAVSILGFITSTVIYIIQYRKVEEYYQQKTYVITSWGTFPASYYDGRKVSRIETQNHVETFVKHMFAHSAETYYEHINYALNLIDEESGKRIYHDFEEGEVQKNYVRYGSHTEVKLDSVVLDMNALPIEGKFYALQEVHIGKNVRSLPIAASFKVVQAYRHEKNPYGLLLTDFDFIAYPRKEDKKP comes from the coding sequence ATGTCAAACGTAAAAAACTTCAACAAGACCTTTAAGACCATGCAGATGCTGGCTGCTGTCAGCATCCTGGGCTTTATCACTTCTACAGTGATCTACATTATCCAGTACAGAAAAGTAGAAGAGTATTACCAGCAGAAAACTTATGTCATTACCTCCTGGGGGACCTTTCCCGCTAGCTACTATGATGGAAGAAAAGTATCCAGGATTGAAACCCAGAACCATGTAGAGACTTTTGTCAAGCATATGTTTGCCCATAGTGCTGAGACGTATTATGAGCATATCAACTATGCGCTGAACTTGATTGATGAGGAATCCGGAAAGCGCATTTACCATGACTTTGAGGAAGGGGAAGTGCAGAAAAACTATGTACGCTATGGCTCCCATACCGAGGTCAAATTAGACTCGGTAGTGCTGGATATGAACGCTTTACCCATAGAAGGAAAGTTCTATGCTTTGCAGGAAGTACATATCGGAAAAAATGTCCGTAGCCTTCCCATTGCAGCAAGTTTTAAAGTGGTTCAAGCCTACCGGCATGAGAAGAATCCTTATGGGCTGCTGCTCACTGATTTTGATTTTATCGCTTACCCTCGTAAAGAAGATAAGAAGCCATGA
- a CDS encoding methyltransferase family protein, whose translation MVKIGNFFFHYRNFMFPVFYLALYLPSPPIFEQYVTAIILGGIIALMGQIIRWTTIGLVYIIRGGKNRQVYAEKLVTDGIFAHCRNPMYVGNVLMLIGTGVLANSLYFLLIGGPFFIFVYQAIITAEENFLHNKFGAAFEVYKASTGRWIPKFKGLGTTLISMTFQWKRVILKEYNTSYVWMLGCTLLIMKQVHEHESTFEFNSALPILIGVLAIITLTYAIIKYMKKTKRFTSA comes from the coding sequence ATGGTTAAAATAGGTAACTTCTTCTTTCATTACCGAAACTTCATGTTTCCGGTATTTTATTTGGCACTCTATCTTCCCTCTCCTCCCATCTTTGAGCAATATGTAACAGCCATCATATTAGGAGGAATCATAGCACTTATGGGACAGATCATACGCTGGACAACCATAGGATTAGTATACATTATTCGTGGTGGCAAAAACCGACAGGTATATGCTGAGAAGCTAGTGACTGACGGAATCTTTGCCCACTGCCGGAACCCCATGTATGTAGGAAATGTGCTGATGCTGATTGGTACCGGAGTACTGGCCAATAGTTTGTACTTTCTACTGATCGGAGGGCCTTTCTTTATCTTTGTGTACCAGGCCATCATCACGGCAGAGGAAAATTTTCTGCACAACAAATTCGGAGCAGCGTTTGAAGTCTACAAAGCCAGCACCGGTCGCTGGATACCTAAGTTTAAGGGGTTGGGAACTACGCTGATCAGTATGACTTTTCAGTGGAAGCGGGTGATCCTCAAAGAATACAATACCTCTTATGTCTGGATGCTGGGCTGTACTTTGCTGATCATGAAACAGGTCCATGAACATGAATCTACTTTTGAATTCAATAGCGCCCTACCCATACTTATTGGTGTACTTGCGATCATCACGCTAACCTACGCAATTATCAAGTATATGAAAAAGACCAAGCGGTTTACCAGTGCCTGA
- a CDS encoding VirB4 family type IV secretion system protein produces MFIKPHKKKSAYLRDRLPVFALEEDKVIFKDGKVGIGFRVSGAPLESWTESQYSQANDVLSQQLKMLPVGTVVQKTDVYFDKEYKAENIQESAYYEAKLHEHFFARLTLLHESYLFLSFPSRAKGKWNNTSSHRINPVSSMFAYGGSILKNPFDGIEGLLKEAENLAAFFVKGLYSLKDVSFSRLKEEELNALYLRYLNLSFDESCTSLNRVVYNDLSALAVGEKKANVITMTGQGSEVFASVKNHYGVSSPYTYQLSHYMQLPHLVTQCLLVEDTERELKNLDFERKLNDSLEWLTTQDHELKAKELEEFTAYVRSGNTGLVSLHQSVMVFESDEQLRKSYVERVVSAIRQLYGAEAIVESFDTANMFFASLPGNGFQHYRWLITSADLAACYLHFVTSWRGEKNGVSTRGDYLCDRFGNLLQVNLFNTRQANQNCVVIGPSGSGKSYTMGNFIAQRLERGARQIIIDKGGTYRNVMYALNGKSFDDTYFEYSAEKPLAFNPFLLEKNSDDQYQLTAEKSNFLIAVLSTIWKGGKKEGSTSQDLTPAERAIFKLILPRYYEHLDENPTSYPGINSFFHFLRQYHRLHEQEEEYHSEIRYFDMEQFLTVLRPFVSGEYRQVLNAVQEISISEHKLVCFDMDKINTDPVLYPLVTLLITELALDQIRKYPEEIKYLYLDEAWSMLSGSLQEFINELFRTIRKNNGAVCIITQGLGEIKKSSVGEAVLVNADTKIILKHQDKRLVSELASHLGFTDHEVDLIHSMRVEKSFRELFIKQGEEARIFRLETSPHLDAVLSSKPEERNYLRKLIERYHGNLPFAVNQFVSNSKLQIEN; encoded by the coding sequence ATGTTTATCAAACCGCATAAGAAAAAATCTGCTTACCTGCGTGACAGGTTACCTGTCTTTGCTTTAGAAGAAGACAAAGTCATCTTCAAAGACGGAAAAGTAGGCATAGGCTTTCGTGTATCCGGGGCTCCATTGGAGTCCTGGACTGAAAGTCAGTACAGTCAGGCCAATGATGTTCTCAGCCAGCAGCTTAAGATGCTGCCGGTCGGCACCGTAGTGCAAAAGACGGATGTCTACTTTGACAAAGAATACAAAGCAGAAAACATACAGGAATCTGCTTACTATGAAGCCAAACTCCATGAGCATTTCTTTGCCCGATTGACGCTCTTGCACGAGAGTTATCTGTTCCTTTCTTTTCCCAGCAGAGCTAAAGGTAAATGGAATAACACTTCATCCCACAGGATCAACCCAGTCAGTAGTATGTTTGCTTACGGAGGATCAATCTTAAAAAATCCATTTGATGGCATAGAGGGCTTACTCAAAGAAGCTGAAAATCTGGCAGCTTTTTTTGTCAAAGGCCTCTATAGCTTAAAAGATGTGTCATTTAGCAGACTGAAAGAAGAGGAACTGAATGCGCTTTACCTGCGCTACCTCAATCTCTCTTTTGATGAGTCGTGTACAAGTCTCAACCGGGTCGTCTACAATGACCTTTCTGCTCTTGCTGTTGGAGAAAAGAAAGCCAATGTCATTACCATGACTGGGCAAGGCAGTGAAGTCTTTGCCAGCGTCAAGAACCACTATGGCGTCAGTAGTCCGTATACCTATCAGCTTTCTCATTACATGCAGCTTCCTCATTTGGTAACGCAGTGTTTGCTGGTGGAAGACACAGAGAGAGAACTTAAAAATCTAGACTTTGAAAGAAAATTGAATGATTCTTTAGAATGGCTCACCACTCAGGATCATGAACTCAAAGCTAAGGAATTAGAAGAGTTCACCGCTTATGTGAGATCAGGTAATACTGGCCTGGTAAGCCTGCATCAGTCAGTGATGGTCTTTGAAAGCGATGAGCAATTGAGGAAGTCTTATGTTGAACGCGTGGTTTCAGCCATACGACAGCTATATGGTGCAGAGGCGATTGTAGAGAGTTTTGATACAGCCAATATGTTTTTTGCTTCATTACCGGGCAATGGTTTTCAGCACTATCGCTGGCTCATTACTTCCGCTGATCTTGCTGCCTGCTACCTGCACTTTGTAACTAGCTGGCGTGGAGAAAAGAATGGAGTATCCACTCGGGGAGATTACTTGTGTGATCGCTTTGGTAATCTATTGCAGGTGAACCTTTTCAACACCCGGCAAGCCAATCAAAACTGTGTAGTCATTGGTCCATCAGGATCAGGCAAGTCCTATACCATGGGTAACTTCATCGCCCAGAGATTAGAACGAGGTGCCCGGCAGATCATAATTGACAAAGGAGGAACTTACAGGAATGTGATGTATGCCCTAAATGGAAAATCATTTGACGATACCTATTTTGAATACAGTGCAGAAAAGCCATTGGCTTTTAACCCTTTCCTGCTGGAGAAGAATAGTGATGATCAGTATCAGCTTACTGCTGAGAAGAGTAATTTCCTGATTGCCGTGCTAAGCACCATCTGGAAAGGAGGCAAGAAAGAAGGATCAACCAGCCAGGACCTCACGCCTGCTGAAAGGGCCATCTTCAAATTGATCCTTCCCCGCTACTATGAACATCTGGATGAGAACCCTACATCCTATCCGGGGATCAATTCTTTCTTTCATTTCCTGCGGCAGTACCACCGGCTTCATGAGCAGGAAGAAGAGTACCACTCTGAGATCAGGTATTTTGACATGGAGCAATTCTTAACCGTCTTGAGACCTTTTGTTTCAGGTGAGTACCGGCAGGTGCTCAATGCAGTACAGGAAATCAGCATCAGTGAACACAAACTGGTTTGTTTTGACATGGATAAGATCAATACCGATCCAGTACTGTATCCGCTGGTAACGCTGTTGATTACTGAACTGGCACTGGACCAGATCAGAAAGTATCCTGAAGAGATCAAGTACCTCTATCTGGATGAAGCCTGGTCCATGCTCTCAGGGAGTTTGCAGGAGTTTATCAATGAGCTATTTAGGACGATCAGAAAAAATAATGGTGCTGTCTGCATCATCACGCAAGGCTTGGGTGAGATCAAAAAGTCCAGTGTGGGAGAAGCAGTACTTGTGAACGCAGATACCAAGATCATCTTAAAGCATCAGGACAAAAGATTGGTCAGTGAGCTGGCATCACATCTTGGCTTTACCGATCACGAGGTAGATCTGATCCACTCCATGAGAGTAGAGAAATCTTTCCGTGAACTCTTCATCAAGCAGGGAGAAGAAGCCAGGATCTTCAGACTGGAAACCTCTCCTCATCTGGATGCAGTGCTTTCTTCCAAACCAGAAGAGCGAAACTATTTACGCAAGCTCATCGAGCGCTATCATGGGAATCTTCCTTTTGCGGTCAACCAATTTGTAAGTAATTCCAAATTACAGATTGAAAATTGA